One part of the Candidatus Auribacterota bacterium genome encodes these proteins:
- a CDS encoding HEPN domain-containing protein, translated as MRKNSKNFQDWLLKAEHDLKAAEGIVGYYEEPPTDMVCYHCHQVAEKALKAFLVSRGKELPRIHDLVALLSLCIEEDSSLEMMRNELRVLNKYFRLKAR; from the coding sequence ATGAGAAAAAACTCTAAGAACTTCCAGGACTGGCTGCTTAAGGCGGAGCACGATCTTAAGGCCGCAGAGGGGATAGTGGGATACTATGAGGAGCCTCCAACCGATATGGTTTGTTATCATTGCCATCAGGTTGCCGAGAAGGCATTGAAGGCATTTCTTGTGTCCAGAGGGAAAGAACTCCCCAGGATACACGACCTTGTTGCGCTTTTGAGTTTATGTATTGAAGAAGATAGCAGTCTCGAAATGATGAGAAACGAATTGAGGGTATTAAATAAATATTTTAGGCTCAAAGCACGATAG
- a CDS encoding nucleotidyltransferase domain-containing protein, which translates to MAHKIVVEITDVIKKHFQPQKIILFGSYAWGKPTPDSDIDLFLIMNSKLRRDDRSVQISDLFPKRRFPMDILVYTPEEVERSLERGNPFTKEILSKGKVLYEKKL; encoded by the coding sequence ATGGCTCACAAAATAGTTGTGGAAATTACTGATGTGATAAAAAAGCATTTCCAGCCTCAAAAGATTATTCTATTCGGCTCATATGCATGGGGCAAGCCAACTCCCGACAGCGATATCGATTTGTTCCTTATAATGAACTCCAAATTGCGAAGGGATGATAGGTCGGTCCAGATATCCGATCTCTTTCCCAAACGCAGGTTCCCCATGGATATTCTTGTGTATACGCCAGAGGAGGTTGAGAGGAGCTTGGAGAGAGGCAATCCTTTTACAAAGGAAATTCTGTCCAAGGGCAAAGTATTGTATGAGAAAAAACTCTAA
- a CDS encoding NAD-dependent epimerase/dehydratase family protein: MMKVFVTGGAGFIGSNLCGFLLERGHGVTAYDNLLLGRREFLKDYKGNPRFVFIKADLLDRKLLFREIAGHDCVFHMAANSDIGRGAEHTDLDLNLGTVATYNVLEGMRLAGIREIVFASTSAMYGDRPRIMPTPEDYGPLFPISFYGASKLACEALISAFAHNYGIRAWIYRFANIIGRNGTHGAAFDFVTRLIKDPSQLKILGDGRQAKPYLHVSDCIEGMWFGYTNAREALNYFNLAVEGATSVRRIAERVIQGMGLTRVKIKYTGGERGWPGDVPQVRLNGEKLAGLGWKAGRTSDAAVALGVKELVGQYYRKSQVPRPLCPGESDCGQANPRFQD, encoded by the coding sequence ATGATGAAGGTATTCGTGACAGGAGGCGCGGGGTTTATCGGGAGCAACCTCTGCGGCTTTCTCCTTGAGCGGGGCCATGGGGTTACGGCGTACGACAATCTCCTTCTCGGGCGGAGAGAGTTTTTAAAAGATTACAAAGGGAACCCGCGGTTCGTTTTTATAAAGGCCGACCTTCTGGATAGGAAGTTGCTCTTCAGGGAAATCGCCGGGCACGACTGCGTCTTCCACATGGCCGCAAATTCCGATATCGGGCGCGGAGCGGAACATACCGACCTCGATCTCAATCTCGGGACAGTCGCCACCTACAACGTGCTGGAGGGAATGAGATTGGCGGGGATCAGGGAGATTGTGTTCGCGTCCACGTCAGCCATGTACGGAGACAGACCGCGGATCATGCCCACGCCCGAGGATTACGGGCCGCTCTTCCCGATCTCTTTTTACGGGGCGAGCAAGCTCGCCTGCGAGGCCCTGATCAGCGCATTTGCACACAACTACGGCATCAGGGCCTGGATCTACCGCTTCGCCAACATCATCGGCCGCAATGGAACGCACGGCGCGGCCTTTGACTTTGTTACCCGACTGATCAAAGACCCGTCGCAGCTGAAAATCCTCGGGGACGGCAGACAGGCCAAGCCATACCTGCATGTTTCCGACTGCATCGAGGGGATGTGGTTCGGATACACAAATGCCCGTGAAGCGCTCAACTATTTTAATCTGGCCGTCGAGGGGGCAACATCGGTACGGAGGATTGCCGAGCGGGTGATACAAGGAATGGGACTCACGCGGGTGAAGATTAAGTATACGGGTGGAGAGAGGGGATGGCCAGGAGATGTCCCTCAGGTCCGGCTGAATGGAGAAAAACTGGCCGGCCTAGGCTGGAAGGCGGGCCGCACGTCTGATGCAGCGGTGGCATTGGGAGTGAAGGAGCTGGTGGGGCAGTATTACAGGAAATCCCAAGTCCCCCGCCCGCTTTGCCCTGGAGAGAGCGATTGCGGGCAGGCAAATCCCAGATTTCAGGATTAG